From Lawsonia intracellularis PHE/MN1-00, the proteins below share one genomic window:
- the ftsY gene encoding signal recognition particle-docking protein FtsY, whose protein sequence is MGFFSSLKNALLSSNSKVTNSTKLNIELQPSTTTANNGWKEQLIISLRQAKPQLSLWLDLTLKGITHANEQLWERVTFLLVTLGVSENEARAFTQNFQQWSMDLGYTKLSDFRSELQYRLSLTLELEDEESEQNRLLTKIHTGLAKTREHLSQGLKTVFSHHKKLSNDFWDELEELFILSDMGVETAEMLTSRLKIRATKANISIPEELSPLLANELEIILKISPRVLAINPPEVILLIGVNGVGKTTTIAKLAYRMHLQGKKVLLAAADTFRAAAIEQLEVWAQRIGIVFYTKGTGADPAAVAWEAVEHAIQKQFDVVLIDTAGRLHTKTNLMDELSKIRNVIAKKHPGAPHRTILIIDATTGQNALQQTKVFKESTGIDEIIVTKLDGTAKGGVAIAVSLQYGIPITYVGLGEKMEDLQPFNGEKFAKALLNI, encoded by the coding sequence ATGGGCTTCTTTTCCTCCTTAAAAAATGCATTATTATCATCTAATAGTAAGGTAACTAATTCTACAAAGTTAAATATAGAGCTCCAACCATCCACAACAACTGCTAACAATGGCTGGAAAGAGCAACTTATTATATCATTACGGCAAGCAAAACCTCAGCTCTCTCTTTGGTTAGATTTAACACTTAAAGGGATCACTCATGCAAATGAACAACTATGGGAACGTGTTACCTTTTTACTTGTTACCTTAGGAGTTTCTGAAAATGAAGCCAGAGCTTTTACTCAAAACTTTCAACAATGGTCAATGGATCTAGGCTATACAAAATTAAGTGATTTTCGTTCTGAACTTCAATATAGATTATCTCTCACTCTTGAATTAGAAGATGAAGAAAGTGAGCAAAATAGATTACTAACCAAAATACATACAGGACTTGCTAAAACAAGAGAACATCTTAGCCAAGGACTAAAAACTGTTTTTTCTCATCATAAAAAATTATCTAACGACTTTTGGGATGAACTAGAAGAACTTTTTATTCTTTCAGATATGGGTGTAGAAACAGCAGAAATGTTAACATCCCGTCTTAAGATACGGGCCACCAAAGCTAATATTTCTATACCAGAAGAGCTTTCTCCTTTACTTGCTAATGAATTAGAAATTATTTTAAAAATTTCTCCTCGTGTTTTAGCTATCAATCCTCCTGAAGTTATCTTGCTTATTGGTGTTAATGGGGTAGGTAAAACAACCACTATTGCAAAACTAGCATATCGAATGCATTTACAAGGGAAAAAAGTCCTACTTGCTGCAGCAGACACATTCCGTGCTGCAGCTATAGAACAATTAGAAGTATGGGCTCAACGTATTGGCATTGTATTTTATACCAAAGGAACAGGAGCTGATCCTGCTGCTGTTGCATGGGAAGCTGTAGAACATGCAATCCAAAAACAGTTTGATGTTGTTCTTATAGATACAGCCGGACGTCTGCATACAAAAACAAACCTCATGGATGAACTCTCAAAAATTCGTAATGTTATTGCTAAAAAACATCCTGGAGCACCACATAGGACAATTTTAATTATTGATGCTACAACTGGACAAAATGCATTACAACAAACAAAAGTCTTTAAAGAATCCACAGGAATTGATGAAATAATTGTCACTAAACTTGATGGTACTGCCAAAGGTGGTGTAGCTATTGCTGTTTCTCTACAGTATGGTATTCCTATTACCTATGTTGGCCTTGGAGAAAAAATGGAAGATCTACAGCCATTCAACGGAGAAAAATTTGCTAAAGCTTTACTTAATATTTAA
- the thiE gene encoding thiamine phosphate synthase — protein sequence MAYILPGSSLDADLYAITDDALSFNRSVIEVVKQLLDAGIRIIQYREKNKSSNSMLKDCITIKKLTEEANACFIVNDHVDIAVLCNADGVHLGQDDLPVDKVRELIGKEKIIGLSTHSPQQAQKAIEMGADYIGVGPLYPTKTKKDVCEPVTISYLDWVVSHIAIPFVAIGGIKQHNIQEVIQHGAKCCALVSEILSAPNIPLRIQELRQAILLAHT from the coding sequence ATGGCATACATTCTTCCTGGATCATCTTTAGATGCAGATCTTTATGCAATTACAGATGATGCACTTTCTTTTAACAGGTCTGTTATAGAAGTTGTTAAACAACTATTAGATGCTGGAATAAGGATTATCCAATATCGTGAAAAAAATAAGTCTTCAAACAGTATGCTTAAGGACTGTATAACGATCAAAAAATTAACAGAAGAAGCTAATGCATGTTTTATTGTAAATGATCATGTAGATATTGCAGTACTATGTAATGCTGATGGAGTCCACCTTGGACAGGATGATCTCCCAGTTGATAAAGTACGGGAGCTTATAGGAAAAGAAAAAATTATTGGACTGTCAACCCATAGCCCACAACAGGCTCAAAAAGCTATTGAAATGGGCGCTGACTATATTGGTGTCGGACCTCTCTACCCTACAAAAACTAAAAAAGACGTATGTGAACCTGTTACAATTAGCTATCTTGATTGGGTTGTCAGCCATATAGCTATTCCTTTTGTTGCTATTGGTGGTATCAAGCAACATAATATCCAAGAAGTCATTCAACATGGTGCAAAGTGTTGCGCACTTGTCTCAGAAATTCTTAGTGCTCCTAATATACCTTTACGTATACAAGAATTACGTCAAGCTATACTATTGGCTCATACATAG
- a CDS encoding NAD(P)-dependent oxidoreductase: MTILHKKVGGVLSSGTPCLPVSNRICNFDEVAIGYTDEQAKIEASRCLQCKRPRCKQACPAQVRIPEFIAALLSGDLKEAYRIIRTTNSLPAICGRVCPQDTQCEGSCVLKAKGNPVCIGRLERYVADSILNMEVGLYVGLNEYDAKPPVVTHCKVACIGSGPASLTAAGYLIAQGIGVTIFDPCYEHGGILTYGIPTFRLPNTVVSDEIKALRSMGVTFSTQGIGDTLTIQHLFDEGYKAIFIGIGAGLSCQLGIPGEDISGVFLATKYLKDIKVNQSDKERLLSVQNNYLGRSVTVFGAGNVAMDASRTAIRLGAEKVHIIYRRTKSEMPARDEEIAYAEEEGVNIMELVAPVAFHKDKNNKLCSVTLQRMTLGEPDASGRRCAIPIKGELFEYTTDLAIIAIGSKPNQRLLEKIQGLKLTHEGYILTDEVGETSIPNVFAGGDIVTGAQTVVLAMDAGRKAAQAISKRLLEK, translated from the coding sequence ATGACAATTCTTCATAAAAAAGTAGGAGGAGTGTTGAGTAGTGGTACACCATGTCTTCCTGTTAGTAATCGTATATGTAATTTTGATGAAGTTGCAATTGGATATACAGATGAACAAGCAAAGATAGAAGCATCAAGGTGTCTTCAGTGTAAGAGACCACGCTGTAAGCAAGCTTGTCCTGCTCAGGTACGTATCCCAGAATTTATTGCTGCATTATTAAGTGGAGATTTAAAAGAAGCATACAGAATTATTCGCACAACTAATAGTCTACCTGCAATTTGTGGAAGAGTTTGTCCTCAAGATACACAGTGTGAAGGTTCTTGTGTTCTAAAGGCAAAAGGTAATCCTGTATGTATTGGTCGTTTAGAAAGATATGTAGCAGATTCTATATTAAATATGGAAGTTGGATTATATGTTGGTTTGAATGAATATGATGCAAAGCCTCCTGTAGTTACACATTGTAAAGTCGCATGTATTGGTTCTGGACCGGCATCACTTACGGCTGCAGGTTATCTTATAGCTCAGGGCATTGGTGTTACAATTTTTGACCCATGCTATGAACATGGAGGTATACTTACCTATGGTATACCTACTTTTCGGTTGCCTAATACGGTTGTTAGTGATGAAATTAAAGCATTACGTAGTATGGGTGTGACATTTAGTACACAGGGTATAGGGGATACTTTAACTATTCAACATCTTTTTGATGAAGGATACAAAGCTATTTTTATTGGTATAGGTGCTGGACTATCATGTCAGTTAGGTATTCCTGGTGAAGATATTTCTGGAGTTTTTTTAGCTACCAAGTATCTAAAAGATATAAAAGTCAATCAGTCAGACAAGGAACGTTTACTATCGGTACAAAATAATTATCTAGGACGTTCTGTAACAGTTTTTGGAGCTGGTAATGTAGCTATGGATGCTTCACGTACAGCTATCCGCCTTGGAGCAGAAAAAGTACATATCATATATAGACGTACAAAGTCAGAAATGCCAGCAAGAGATGAAGAGATTGCATATGCTGAAGAAGAAGGTGTAAACATTATGGAGTTAGTAGCTCCTGTTGCTTTTCACAAAGATAAAAATAACAAATTATGTTCTGTAACCTTGCAAAGAATGACTCTTGGAGAACCTGATGCCTCTGGCCGTAGATGTGCTATACCTATAAAAGGGGAGCTGTTTGAATATACAACAGATCTTGCTATTATTGCTATTGGAAGTAAACCAAACCAAAGATTATTAGAGAAAATACAAGGTCTTAAACTTACGCATGAAGGATATATTCTCACAGATGAGGTTGGGGAAACATCTATTCCTAATGTCTTTGCTGGAGGCGATATTGTCACTGGTGCACAGACTGTCGTATTAGCAATGGATGCTGGAAGGAAAGCAGCTCAAGCAATTTCAAAACGACTATTAGAAAAATAA
- a CDS encoding SAM-dependent methyltransferase, whose protein sequence is MNETFTVYLAPHGFLQELIDEINTNIICSKGHLILVKGSPKKFAWAQNTWLSPRFIPISSITDGAKKLLSIQRNWWLHSENHHRRATLIQQQLPYVSAKKLHFGEIPPQTPLGSWTLWEKDIILASPDCSSVFPDGVITFHENKIEPPSRAYLKLWEVFTRFSFVPSYKELCIDLGASPGGWTWVLAKLGSSVISIDKAPLASHISSLPNVEHYTGSGFRFTPLHIGNVDWIFSDMACYPNKLYNFIQPWIINKNCHTIICTLKLQGKPSNSTLSCFKKIQSSYLIHLSYNKHELTWIYSTKYPLVML, encoded by the coding sequence ATGAATGAAACGTTTACTGTATATTTAGCTCCACATGGTTTTTTACAAGAACTTATTGATGAAATAAATACAAATATTATTTGTAGTAAAGGTCATCTTATACTTGTAAAAGGTTCTCCTAAAAAATTTGCATGGGCACAAAATACATGGTTAAGTCCAAGATTTATCCCAATAAGCTCTATTACAGATGGAGCAAAAAAACTTTTATCTATTCAAAGAAATTGGTGGTTACATTCTGAAAACCATCATCGACGTGCAACATTAATTCAACAACAATTACCTTATGTTTCAGCCAAAAAGCTTCACTTTGGAGAAATACCTCCTCAAACACCTCTTGGAAGTTGGACTTTATGGGAAAAAGACATCATCCTAGCATCACCAGACTGTTCATCAGTATTTCCTGATGGAGTTATTACATTTCATGAAAATAAAATAGAACCACCAAGTAGAGCATATCTTAAACTTTGGGAGGTTTTTACACGCTTTTCTTTTGTTCCATCTTATAAAGAGTTATGTATTGATCTTGGGGCATCTCCTGGGGGTTGGACATGGGTTCTTGCTAAGCTTGGTAGTAGTGTTATTAGTATTGATAAAGCACCATTAGCTTCACATATATCTTCTCTTCCTAATGTAGAACATTATACAGGAAGTGGCTTTAGATTTACTCCTCTTCATATTGGTAATGTTGATTGGATATTCTCAGATATGGCTTGTTATCCAAACAAACTTTATAACTTTATCCAACCATGGATTATTAATAAAAACTGTCACACAATAATCTGCACTTTAAAACTTCAAGGAAAACCTAGTAATAGTACTCTTTCTTGCTTTAAAAAAATTCAATCATCTTACCTCATACATTTATCATATAACAAACATGAACTTACATGGATCTATTCTACTAAATACCCATTAGTAATGTTGTAA
- a CDS encoding HU family DNA-binding protein, translating into MTKAELVDMIHAKAGLPTKTKTEETFDAIIKVLTEAIASGSPVTFTGFGSFKLSQRAPRKGRNPRTGKEINIPACKVVKFTPGKALKEAVKQ; encoded by the coding sequence ATGACCAAAGCAGAACTTGTTGATATGATCCATGCAAAAGCAGGACTTCCCACAAAAACAAAAACAGAAGAAACCTTTGATGCTATTATTAAAGTCCTTACCGAAGCTATTGCTTCTGGTTCTCCTGTCACTTTTACTGGATTTGGAAGTTTTAAACTTTCACAACGTGCACCACGAAAAGGTAGAAATCCTCGGACAGGAAAAGAAATTAATATACCTGCTTGTAAGGTCGTAAAATTTACACCAGGTAAGGCTCTTAAAGAAGCTGTAAAACAATAA
- a CDS encoding DUF721 domain-containing protein translates to MSSIKEQIETFLLDLSSGSEEKLLVELWRNWSMVMGPYLEGIAYPLGRREKTLIVGGEDTMALQELAYMKEELLERVNAFMDRTFFDKVDLQLCMGRQLVYKKQVNQRNIPRKLKIPRQHAAEQSDSLVLDSNSPISRCYKTYLRMGDT, encoded by the coding sequence ATGTCTTCTATTAAAGAGCAGATAGAGACATTTTTATTAGATTTAAGTAGTGGTTCAGAAGAAAAACTTTTAGTGGAACTATGGAGGAATTGGAGTATGGTAATGGGACCATACTTAGAAGGTATTGCTTATCCTTTGGGTAGACGTGAAAAAACATTGATTGTTGGTGGAGAGGATACAATGGCTTTACAAGAACTAGCCTATATGAAGGAAGAGTTACTTGAGAGAGTAAATGCCTTTATGGATAGAACTTTTTTTGATAAGGTTGATTTACAGTTGTGTATGGGAAGGCAGTTAGTTTATAAAAAACAAGTAAATCAAAGAAATATACCTAGAAAATTAAAGATTCCAAGGCAGCATGCTGCTGAACAAAGTGATTCTTTGGTTTTGGATAGTAATTCTCCTATTAGTAGATGTTATAAAACTTACCTACGTATGGGGGATACCTAA
- a CDS encoding amylo-alpha-1,6-glucosidase, producing MRYHTHVSDQTLQAIQNNEWLETNILGDYSSSTLSFKNTRKYHGLLIANLEQPHGRHLLVSTLEDAIITNDITYEISSREHENIVYPDGLKHLISTGITYCPQCIYTLDDIQICREIMLLGDQNTTLVRYTLYGANNKRHTLRIRPLLAFRSIHKLSTANDILRKDVETVYNGFSIKPYESLPTLFVQSFDPHSFIYTPNWYYAIEYPIEKERGYPYKEDLFVPGELHIDLQPYAPVIISFSTKLLTTTENPIILWNNEVIRHQQINSSEHSITTTLYNAGEQLFTTISKENSNIVAGYHWFDSWGRDTCISLPGLSFCTNNIELGKKVIKTAIDSMRYGIIPNIFGGNDKSHAFNCIDTSLWFIWAIQQFMLTEPQQQEWIYENCWSAIKSIITAYRDPTISGCTIDESGLIAAGTPITQLTWMDASINGIPVTPRNGYPVEINALWYNALAFSGYLAKLYKEPFDTYYQPLDTMRQAFKERFLTKGIYYYLGDVWNNNLLDTSIRPNQLFAISLPFPILEKEYHADVLRTVTTTLLTPYGLRTLDPSNPAYKGICEGSQEERDKAYHQGTVWPWLLGAYGDALLQSAAFPELALQQLLFFLTPLFTIHLEEAGIGFISEIFDGDSPHLPRGCIAQAWSIGECIRLLYRSEKEFPTVFKTWKNYLASYKEAPLYDTTTLTRYLK from the coding sequence ATGCGCTACCACACGCATGTTTCAGATCAAACACTACAAGCCATACAAAACAATGAGTGGCTAGAAACAAATATTTTGGGAGATTATTCTTCAAGTACGCTTAGTTTTAAAAACACTCGGAAATACCATGGATTACTTATTGCAAATCTTGAACAACCACATGGACGCCACTTACTTGTTTCAACCTTAGAAGATGCAATAATAACTAATGACATAACTTATGAAATATCTTCTCGTGAACATGAAAATATTGTTTATCCAGATGGACTTAAACACCTTATTTCCACAGGGATAACCTATTGTCCTCAATGTATATATACATTAGACGATATACAAATCTGTCGAGAAATAATGCTCCTTGGTGATCAAAATACAACACTTGTACGTTATACCCTCTATGGTGCTAACAATAAGCGTCATACATTAAGAATTAGGCCTTTATTAGCCTTTAGAAGTATACACAAGCTATCAACTGCCAACGACATATTACGTAAAGATGTAGAAACAGTCTATAATGGTTTTTCAATAAAACCTTATGAGTCTCTTCCAACACTATTTGTTCAATCCTTTGATCCACACTCATTTATTTATACACCAAACTGGTACTATGCTATTGAGTACCCTATAGAAAAAGAACGTGGCTATCCTTACAAAGAAGATCTTTTTGTTCCTGGAGAATTACATATAGACTTGCAACCCTATGCTCCTGTTATCATAAGTTTTAGTACTAAACTCCTAACTACAACTGAAAATCCCATTATTTTATGGAATAATGAAGTAATACGCCATCAACAAATTAACTCTTCAGAACACTCTATTACAACGACACTATATAATGCAGGCGAACAACTTTTTACGACTATTTCAAAAGAAAATAGCAATATTGTTGCTGGATATCATTGGTTTGATTCATGGGGAAGAGATACCTGTATTAGTTTGCCAGGTCTTTCATTCTGCACAAATAATATTGAACTTGGTAAAAAGGTTATCAAAACAGCTATTGATTCAATGCGCTATGGTATAATACCTAATATTTTTGGTGGAAATGACAAATCACATGCTTTCAATTGTATTGATACTTCACTATGGTTTATTTGGGCCATTCAACAGTTTATGCTCACTGAACCTCAACAACAAGAATGGATTTACGAAAACTGCTGGAGTGCCATAAAGTCTATTATTACTGCTTACCGTGATCCAACAATATCTGGATGTACTATTGATGAATCAGGCCTTATTGCTGCAGGAACCCCAATAACACAACTAACTTGGATGGATGCATCCATTAATGGAATCCCTGTAACACCAAGAAATGGATATCCTGTTGAAATTAATGCACTATGGTATAATGCATTAGCCTTTTCAGGATACCTTGCAAAACTCTATAAAGAACCATTTGATACTTACTATCAACCACTTGATACTATGCGCCAAGCTTTTAAAGAGCGGTTTCTAACAAAAGGGATATATTACTACTTAGGTGATGTATGGAATAACAATCTATTAGACACTTCTATTCGTCCTAATCAACTATTTGCTATTTCACTTCCTTTTCCTATTCTTGAAAAAGAATATCATGCAGATGTATTACGTACTGTAACAACGACATTACTTACACCCTATGGATTAAGAACTCTAGACCCATCTAATCCTGCCTACAAAGGTATCTGTGAGGGATCTCAAGAAGAAAGGGATAAAGCATATCATCAAGGTACAGTATGGCCATGGCTTCTTGGTGCATATGGTGATGCATTACTCCAGTCAGCAGCCTTCCCAGAACTTGCATTACAACAACTTCTTTTCTTTCTTACTCCACTGTTTACTATTCACCTTGAAGAGGCAGGTATAGGCTTTATATCTGAAATTTTTGATGGAGATAGCCCACATCTTCCAAGAGGATGTATTGCTCAAGCTTGGAGCATTGGAGAATGTATAAGACTTCTCTACCGTAGTGAAAAAGAATTCCCTACTGTTTTTAAAACATGGAAGAATTATTTAGCTTCTTATAAAGAAGCGCCACTTTATGATACAACAACCTTAACAAGATATTTAAAATAA
- a CDS encoding glycosyltransferase: MRILMFGWEFPPYLSGGLGTACYGMTQALIRSGAKIVFILPRSEHSSRYVEQNKHFPKIRSAADVCITQHKQLGYFTQQFQEIWKKNFSIRPIKATLHPYVSFSQTLSAYYSTQNHLTEHNEFSTVSSACALPPCSGGYGPHLMEEVFRYSQAAAQIAMEEMYDVIHVHDWMTYPAGIIAKKISNKPLIAHVHATEFDRCGDSPNQDILNIEKVGLERADHIIAVSHYTRNLIMKKYHIPGEKISVVHNAVLPASGNYTWQKKRNSNKKYVLFLGRVTHQKAPEHFINAAYLVSKKLQNVCFIMAGSGDMLPSMIRKVASLRLGSRFHFTGFLHNQQVEHIYSLSNVYVMPSISEPFGITPLEAIRHGTPVIISKQSGVSEVLKSALQVDFWDIERLAHLICSLLTYPKLEKSIMGLAYNELQSIRWENSAQQLCHIYSKFNKNGQ; the protein is encoded by the coding sequence ATGCGTATTCTCATGTTTGGTTGGGAATTTCCTCCATATTTAAGTGGAGGATTAGGAACAGCATGTTATGGAATGACTCAGGCTCTTATTCGATCAGGAGCCAAAATTGTCTTTATTCTTCCTCGATCAGAACACAGCTCACGCTATGTCGAACAAAATAAACATTTTCCTAAAATACGTTCTGCTGCTGATGTTTGTATTACACAACATAAACAACTTGGTTACTTCACTCAACAATTTCAAGAAATCTGGAAGAAAAACTTTTCTATCCGTCCTATTAAAGCAACACTTCATCCATATGTTTCCTTTAGTCAAACACTTTCTGCTTATTATTCTACTCAGAATCATTTAACTGAACACAATGAATTCTCTACAGTTAGTTCAGCATGTGCTTTACCTCCTTGTTCTGGTGGATATGGTCCACACTTAATGGAAGAAGTATTCCGTTATAGCCAAGCTGCTGCACAAATAGCTATGGAAGAAATGTATGATGTTATTCATGTCCATGACTGGATGACATACCCTGCTGGAATCATAGCTAAAAAAATTAGTAATAAACCACTTATTGCCCATGTTCATGCTACAGAATTTGATCGATGTGGTGACTCACCTAATCAAGATATTCTAAATATAGAAAAGGTTGGTCTTGAGCGTGCTGATCATATTATTGCTGTCAGCCACTATACTCGTAATCTTATTATGAAAAAATATCATATTCCAGGAGAAAAAATTAGTGTTGTTCATAATGCTGTACTTCCAGCATCTGGAAATTATACATGGCAGAAAAAAAGAAATTCAAACAAAAAGTATGTACTCTTCCTTGGAAGAGTTACACATCAAAAAGCCCCTGAACACTTTATAAATGCTGCATATCTTGTTTCAAAAAAATTACAAAATGTATGTTTTATCATGGCTGGTAGCGGGGATATGTTACCCTCAATGATCCGTAAAGTAGCTTCATTACGCCTTGGGAGTCGTTTCCACTTTACTGGCTTTTTACATAACCAACAAGTTGAACATATATATTCTCTTAGCAATGTATATGTTATGCCTAGTATTTCTGAACCATTTGGAATTACACCACTTGAAGCTATAAGACATGGAACACCTGTAATTATATCAAAACAATCCGGAGTTAGTGAAGTATTAAAGAGTGCACTCCAAGTAGACTTCTGGGATATAGAAAGACTTGCTCATTTAATTTGCTCTTTACTTACATATCCAAAACTTGAGAAATCAATAATGGGACTAGCTTATAATGAACTACAAAGTATCCGTTGGGAAAATTCAGCTCAACAACTTTGTCACATTTACTCTAAATTTAACAAAAATGGACAATAA
- a CDS encoding glycoside hydrolase family 57 protein, translating into MPSICFYFQVHQPFRLRNYSFFEIGVNPFYEDEEHNRHVMHKVARGCYLPMNRLLLKLIHQYDQKFKISFSISGTALEQFERYSPEVITTFQELADTGCVEFLTETYYHSLAFMFSPYEFKEQVTLHQQRIKELFKITPHVFRNTELIYTNELAKCIENMGYIGILAEGADHILNWRSPNYVYRPLGCNNLKLLLKNYRLSDDIAFRFSNKDWIGYPLTAERFTQWINDSGGSNETINLFMDYETFGEHQWADTGIFAFMEALPHYLLQSNNQFLTPTEVATTFTPVAELDIPYPVSWADTERDLTAWTGNEMQQDAIERLYRLEPLVREYGCEQILNTWKRLQTSDHFYYMCTKWFSDGDVHKYFNPYPSPYDAYINYMNILTDLESRITLQPNSNTYSNQHTMKAHYNDVTPLLSPTTCFNNLQNL; encoded by the coding sequence ATGCCCTCTATTTGCTTTTACTTTCAAGTACATCAACCTTTTAGGCTAAGAAACTATTCTTTTTTTGAAATTGGCGTAAATCCTTTCTATGAGGATGAAGAACATAACCGCCATGTGATGCATAAAGTAGCAAGAGGCTGTTACTTACCAATGAATAGACTTTTGCTAAAGCTTATTCATCAATATGATCAAAAATTTAAAATAAGTTTTTCTATATCTGGAACAGCTCTTGAACAATTCGAACGCTATTCCCCAGAAGTTATTACAACATTTCAAGAGCTTGCAGATACAGGCTGTGTAGAATTTCTAACAGAAACTTACTATCATTCTCTTGCTTTCATGTTTTCACCTTATGAATTCAAAGAACAAGTGACACTTCATCAGCAAAGAATAAAAGAGCTCTTTAAAATTACCCCCCATGTATTCCGTAATACTGAACTTATTTACACAAATGAACTAGCAAAATGTATTGAAAACATGGGGTACATAGGTATTTTGGCTGAAGGAGCTGATCATATTCTTAACTGGAGAAGTCCTAATTATGTTTATCGTCCTCTGGGCTGTAATAATCTTAAACTTCTTCTTAAAAACTATAGACTTTCTGATGATATAGCATTCCGTTTTTCAAATAAAGACTGGATAGGATATCCATTAACTGCCGAACGCTTTACACAATGGATTAACGATTCAGGAGGTTCAAATGAAACTATTAATCTCTTTATGGATTATGAAACCTTTGGTGAGCACCAATGGGCAGATACAGGTATTTTTGCCTTTATGGAAGCACTACCACATTATTTGCTACAATCAAATAATCAATTTTTAACACCTACAGAAGTTGCGACTACATTCACACCAGTTGCAGAGCTTGACATACCATATCCTGTTTCTTGGGCAGATACAGAAAGAGATCTAACAGCCTGGACAGGTAATGAGATGCAACAAGATGCTATTGAACGTCTTTATCGTTTAGAACCTTTAGTAAGGGAATATGGATGTGAACAAATTCTTAATACATGGAAACGACTACAAACATCAGATCATTTTTACTACATGTGCACAAAATGGTTTTCTGATGGAGATGTTCATAAATACTTCAATCCATACCCATCACCATATGATGCCTATATTAATTATATGAATATACTTACAGATCTTGAAAGCAGAATTACCCTACAACCAAATAGTAATACTTATTCTAACCAACATACCATGAAAGCACATTATAACGATGTAACTCCTCTTTTATCACCTACAACTTGCTTCAATAATTTACAAAACCTATAA